The Sulfitobacter sp. SK011 genome contains the following window.
TCGATTGCGGATTTCGGGACCCGACGCCGCCACTCGTTTCTCTGGCAGGATTGGTGTGTTCAGGCCATGCGCGAAGGTCTGGGGGATGCATTTACAGGCACATCCAACTGCAAAATCGCGATGAGCCGTGAAGTTGAGGCCATTGGGACCAACGCCCACGAATTGCCAATGGTTTACGCCGCCCTTGCCAAAGACGACGCCGCCCTCGCGCAGGCCCCCTATGACGTCTTGCAGGACTGGCAGGACGAACACGAAGGCAACCTGCGCATTATCCTGCCGGACACCTATGGCACCAAGGGATTTCTGGACAACGCCCCCGATTGGCTGGCCGGTTGGACTGGCATCCGGGTCGACAGCGGCGATCCGGCACAGGCGGCGCAGATCGCAATAGACTGGTGGCGAGACCGGGGTGAGGACCCCGGCGAAAAGCGGGTGATTTTCAGCGATGGACTGGACGTCGAGAAGATCAGAGAGTTGCACACGGAATTTGCGGGCAAGGTGAAGGTGTCATTCGGCTGGGGCACATTACTGACCAATGATTTCCGCGGCCTGGTGCCGGATGATGCCTTGGCCCCGTTCAGCCTTGTCTGCAAGGCGGTTGCGGCAAACGGCCAGCCGACAGTGAAACTGTCGGACAACCCCAACAAAGCGATGGGACCAGCGGACCAGATCGAGCGCTACAAACGGGTGTTTGGCGTGGGCAAGCAAGCCGCGCAAAAGGTTGTGGTTTGAAAAATGCGCAACGCGGTGCAGCCGGTTTTCCGCGGCAGTCGAGAATCGGTTCGTAAACGCCTTATTTTTATGAGAAACCCTGTGCTGCATCGCGACAGTAAAGTGTCGGTATTGCGTCGGTAACAGCAACGGTTTTCGGAGAATTCGCCCGGTCAACCCGGTGTGCGGTGGGGTTTATCACGCAAGGGTTAATGGCGGTGGTGAGGACGAAGTGAGGTTTTGCTGCCAACGAGATAAACCAGCCCGGCAAGTGCCAAGCCGACGCCAAACGCACGTGCGAACAGACCAGATCGCCAGACGAGTGCGCCCATCAGCACGCAGTTGCCTCCAAGGCCAATCCGCACAAAAGAAGGGCAGAAGAAACCGCACATGCCAACGTTCGCACGGTGTTCCAGAACGTCCAGAGAGGCACATAGGTTTGGGTCCAATAGTCATGAGTCGCGCTGCCGTCCAGTTCCATTCCGGCGAGTGTTTCGTTCATCGGCACATTGAAGAGAAGCGTCACGCCAAAGCATCCAAAAAGGTACGTTAGGCCTGCGACAGCCATGAACACGCTGACCGGTCCATCCAAGTGGGTTGCGGTGTATCCGACGATGATCAACGAGATGGGCACCAGACCTAGAAAGAGCGTCATGAACACCCAACGAAAGACCTCGCGGTTGATGACTTGCATTGCTTGAACACCTTCCACACCGCTGGTCTTGGCAAGGGAGCGCATGATGAAATCGGAAAATGCCAGGAACACGCCGCCCACAAATGCATAAGCGAGAACGGCGAATTGAATGAGGATGAATAACCAGAGTGACATTGGGCAAGCCCTTCGATGTGAGTTGAGGATGGTCCGGGGCGCATTTCTGCGCCCCGCTGTGGTCAGTGCATCACCGCGTAAAGAAGTGCTGTTTCACAGTGGCTATCGGCCCAGAGATCAACCACCGAAAGCTTGTCTTCCCAACGGTCAATAATCTTCTGCGCACAATCGTCGCGGATGCCCTCCATAGCGACGCGATAAGCCAGATTTGCGTTTTGAAATTCGACAGCTTCAAACCCGTTCATGAAACGATCATTGAAGCCTGACATCAGATTGTAGACCGTGGTTCTTACATCAAATGCGTAGTCGCGTGCGGCCACGACGTCCTGACGGTTGCCAAGTATGGACACGTGCCCAGAGAGGAAGTGTTCGAAGTCGTATTCTAGGAAAGTCGCAAAACTTTCGAAATAGGCATTCACGTTTGTCGTAGCGCCAAAGTTCATGAACGGTGCCTCGCCCGGTGTGATCGTATCGATTGCCATAAGAAACTTTTGGTCCGGCAAATAGATCATCACGTCGGTGTCTTCGGCATGGTAATTGGCCGTTTGAAGCTGGATGTCCACGCCGCCGATTGACAGGTCCAATGCAGAATCGAAGACCTGCGTTGGTGTAAGAACGCCTTCAAGATGGAACTTCTCAAGCGTTTCAGCCACTTCAGCAGCGGCGACAATTTCCAGTCCGGGGATGTCGGCGAAAAAGTGACCGCCGCCGTTATGATCACGGTGGCCATGGCTCATGATCAGATGGGTAATTGGGGCATCCGGGGCAGTCATCGCTATGGCTTTGCGCAGGTTTGCTCCAAAGCTGGGCGGCGCGTCCAGAACCAC
Protein-coding sequences here:
- a CDS encoding MBL fold metallo-hydrolase, which translates into the protein MHTSLTFAAVACVVGLASAVPSLAETDHNLANTISLDSNHPDSFRNFAPELPQMRARASTINTEIGLHVSEIEPGLFFVTDLVYQSAFVVTDDGVVVLDAPPSFGANLRKAIAMTAPDAPITHLIMSHGHRDHNGGGHFFADIPGLEIVAAAEVAETLEKFHLEGVLTPTQVFDSALDLSIGGVDIQLQTANYHAEDTDVMIYLPDQKFLMAIDTITPGEAPFMNFGATTNVNAYFESFATFLEYDFEHFLSGHVSILGNRQDVVAARDYAFDVRTTVYNLMSGFNDRFMNGFEAVEFQNANLAYRVAMEGIRDDCAQKIIDRWEDKLSVVDLWADSHCETALLYAVMH
- the pncB gene encoding nicotinate phosphoribosyltransferase, whose protein sequence is MVDIASRVYNHKWKIDPIVRSLIDTDFYKLLMCQSVFRNKPDTQVTFSLINRSKLIPLADLIDEGELREQLDHIRSLSLSRGESTWLRGNTFYGKRQMFRPDFMEWFEGLRLPPYHLERKGDQYELTFEGSWPEVMLWEIPALAVLMELRGRAVLNSMGRFELQVLYARAMTRVWEKIETLRGIPDLSIADFGTRRRHSFLWQDWCVQAMREGLGDAFTGTSNCKIAMSREVEAIGTNAHELPMVYAALAKDDAALAQAPYDVLQDWQDEHEGNLRIILPDTYGTKGFLDNAPDWLAGWTGIRVDSGDPAQAAQIAIDWWRDRGEDPGEKRVIFSDGLDVEKIRELHTEFAGKVKVSFGWGTLLTNDFRGLVPDDALAPFSLVCKAVAANGQPTVKLSDNPNKAMGPADQIERYKRVFGVGKQAAQKVVV
- a CDS encoding DUF1772 domain-containing protein — its product is MSLWLFILIQFAVLAYAFVGGVFLAFSDFIMRSLAKTSGVEGVQAMQVINREVFRWVFMTLFLGLVPISLIIVGYTATHLDGPVSVFMAVAGLTYLFGCFGVTLLFNVPMNETLAGMELDGSATHDYWTQTYVPLWTFWNTVRTLACAVSSALLLCGLALEATAC